A region of the Candidatus Oleimmundimicrobium sp. genome:
AGTTAAATGAAAAGTGAAAAATGTCAGATACTGGTTTCACGAGAAAAGGAAAAAACTACTTGCCTGTTGGCAGACATGGTAATCAAGAATTAAAAAAGTTTTTATCGTCAGACCAGCGCTTGGGATAATCTTTTTAAGAATGTTGTACCATTTTAAATTTTTCTATATCGTTTTTTATTTTTATTTTTAAGTTTTTAATTGAGAAGAATATTGGATAACAGCTCATAGATTGTAGAGCAAAGTTAAGACCATCAGCTATATGTTATCAGCTATATGCCAGATTGGGGTTATTTAAATGCCTGAATTGCGTCGAGAACCTATTACGGGCCGGTGGGTGGTAATTGCTACTAAGCGCGCAAAAAGGCCGGAGAGCTTTACTCAAAAACAAAGAAAACCGGTGAAGTTGATGGCTAATTGTCCTTTTTGTTATGGTAATGAAGGGATGACTCCATCCGAGGTGTTAGCTTTTCGACCTAAAGGCACTAAGCCCAATAGTTCAGGTTGGAAAGTTCGGGTAGTTCCAAACAAGTTTCCTGCTTTTACAATGAAGAGTGAGTCAGAAATTAAAACGCCTATTGTGCCTACTGAGTTTGAGGATAAGCAAACTGGAAGGCAAAAAGAGTTGGAAATTTACTCTCATAGACCGGCACTGGGAGTTCATGAGGTTATAGTGAGCAGCCCGGATCATGTTAAAAGCCTTGCTCTGTTAACTGAGCAAGAGGTTGAGTTAGTAATAGAAGCTTATTGTTCTCGATTGTTGGATATTAAGAAGGATTCCAGAATCAAACAAGTTCTCATTATTGTCAATCATGGAGAGGAAGCCGGTACTTCAATCGAGCATCCTCACTCACAACTT
Encoded here:
- the galT gene encoding galactose-1-phosphate uridylyltransferase; protein product: MPELRREPITGRWVVIATKRAKRPESFTQKQRKPVKLMANCPFCYGNEGMTPSEVLAFRPKGTKPNSSGWKVRVVPNKFPAFTMKSESEIKTPIVPTEFEDKQTGRQKELEIYSHRPALGVHEVIVSSPDHVKSLALLTEQEVELVIEAYCSRLLDIKKDSRIKQVLIIVNHGEEAGTSIEHPHSQLFGMPIIPPVVAEEISCADRYFRKTGQCVFCNILAEELKMAERIITESEYFLSFSPYASRQPFETWIVPKKHLANFELISLAEKKDFASILKSTLGKIYKGLDDPPYNFYLHTSPFQMDAKKFYHWHIEILPKLSIQAGFEMGSGIMINVVSPEEAAKFLRNF